A part of Onthophagus taurus isolate NC chromosome 7, IU_Otau_3.0, whole genome shotgun sequence genomic DNA contains:
- the LOC111420927 gene encoding cyclin-dependent kinase 2-interacting protein-like isoform X1 produces the protein MSSTPTKSPSKAVQSPLYSPLILQQSPAALAGQRNLTGLPRVTRDVIADFYNNIQKWNETHVNGALLVKQIALIKSDSKEEFPKGLDKLMDDLGETYRRLEVYAQSLNFLSNQLASMGKLQHQEEPLFFSLTCRQISEIVSEIAKAYNSELYRKEYVLSNIAYSKNRYEALFHAACWVHQQYVSNDIRMKLEALLVETGHKKM, from the exons atgtcttctACACCAACAAAATCGCCAAGTAAGGCTGTACAATCACCTTTGTATTCCCCTTTAATac ttcaacaaAGTCCAGCTGCTTTAGCTGGTCAAAGAAATTTGACAGGACTTCCTAGAGTTACAAGAGATGTTATAGCAGACTTTTacaataatatacaaaaatggaaCGAAACTCACGTAAATGGAGCGCTTTTAGTGAAACAAATAgctttaataaaaagtgataGTAAAGAGGAGTTTCCGAAAGGTTTAGATAAGCTTATGGATGACTTGGGAGAAACTTATCGTCGCTTAGAAGTGTATGCGCAGTccttaaattttctttctaatCAATTGGCTTCCATGGGGAAATTACAACATCAAGAGGAACccttatttttttcattaacctgTAGACAAATCTCTGAGATTGTTTCTGAAATAGCAAAAGCTTATAATTCAGAACTTTAT aGAAAAGAATATGTTTTAAGCAATATTGCTTATTCAAAAAATAGATATGAAGCTCTATTTCACGCAGCTTGTTGGGTTCATCAGCAATATGTAAGTAATGATATCAGGATGAAATTGGAGGCTTTACTTGTAGAAACTggtcataaaaaaatgtaa
- the MTPA gene encoding poly(A) RNA polymerase, mitochondrial has product MSLFYLTLTMKRLNLFHFFNQFSQRNYILSRVLSQEAIEKKQQFVPFKEKIDERRLEAKRSIVVQVQSSKSHKELYSYCNDFGRIKKMFHYSAGVEPLHFIIVEFMEEGDVNNILSNSTYLEDTQIVPVQSLFLWFKAPVKRNERKKNVKKVDLEVENGTNILVDTVIRERLQSTKSISEQMTLLHDLTKLNDIGTRLRYLAAKQVESALSGLFPNTIAYPFGSSVNGFGKMGCDLDIVLRLLETDNKTEGRLVFHNKASTGSDRFSSQRHMDVIGDLLQLFLPGCAQVRKILQARVPIIKYCQQFADIDCDLSMANMSGFYMSELLYVFGEIDARVRPLVFTIRKWASEVGLTNNYPGRWITNFSLTLMVLAFLQQPQINILPNIKTLIKAARREDEYITEDGINCTFLRDIKLLNFNAANTDNLENLLNKFFEHYAQFDYATKAINLNEGISIHKPDHSPLYIVNPLERGLNVSKNVSPDELEKFKMELRNAAWCLESNERKIPNWGVLSLCNKKKSFNTNAKQVKMIEVSKLFEEEEEEEQVEFKNPQVEKEVNVIRNETKETIKRIDKVLNKKLGR; this is encoded by the exons atgtcgctgttttatttaactttaacgATGAAGCGGCTGAatttatttcacttttttaacCAATTCTCACAAAGAAACTATATTTTAAGTAGAGTTCTAAGTCAAGAAGCCATCGAGAAAAAAC AACAATTTGTaccatttaaagaaaaaattgatgaaagaaGACTTGAGGCGAAGCGAAGCATTGTTGTACAAGTTCAATCATCTAAATCCCATAAAGAGTTATATTCTTATTGCAATGATTTTGGAAggatcaaaaaaatgtttcattattCGGCAGGAGTTGAACCTTTG CATTTTATTATAGTAGAGTTCATGGAAGAAGGGGatgtaaataatatattatcaaATAGTACATATTTAGAAGACACTCAAATTGTACCTGTACAATCGTTATTTTTATGGTTTAAAGCCCCtgttaaaagaaatgaaaggaagaagaatgttaaaaaagttgatttgGAAGTTGAGAATGGTACCAATATTTTAGTAGATACAGTTATTCGAGAAAGATTACAAAGCACCAAATCG ataTCTGAACAAATGACACTTCTACATGATTTAACAAAACTAAACGACATTGGGACCAGATTACGTTATCTTGCAGCAAAACAAGTAGAATCCGCCCTTTCCGGATTATTTCCAAACACAATAGCTTATCCATTCGGATCGTCTGTAAACGGTTTTGGTAAAATGGGATGTGATCTCGATATAGTATTAAGGTTACTAGAAACagataat AAAACTGAAGGTCGATTGGTTTTTCATAATAAAGCGTCGACGGGAAGCGATCGATTTAGTTCGCAAAGACACATGGATGTAATTGGGGATCtcttacaattatttttaccTGGTTGCGCGCAAGTGAGAAAAATACTTCAGGCCCGCGTTCCGATTATTAAATATTGCCAACAATTTGCTGATATTGATTGTGATTTATCGATGGCAAATAT gtCTGGGTTTTACATGTCAGAATTATTGTATGTTTTTGGTGAAATTGATGCGAGAGTGCGTCCTCTCGTTTTTACGATACGAAAATGGGCTAGCGAAGTTGgtttaacaaataattatcCAGGAAGAtggataacaaatttttcattaacttTAATGGTTTTAGCGTTCTTACAACAACCTCAAATCAATATTTTACCTAACATAAAAACACTAATAAAAGCTGCAAGACGTGAAGATGAATATATAACAGAAGATGGTATTAATTGTACGTTTTTAAGAgatattaaacttttaaactttaatgCCGCAAATACAGATAATTTGGAAaaccttttaaataaatttttcgaacATTACGCTCAATTCGATTACGCAACGAAAGCCATTAATTTAAACGAAGGAATTTCTATTCATAAACCCGATCACAGTCCGCTTTACATTGTAAATCCTTTAGAAAGAGGATTAAAtgttagcaaaaatgtaagtcCGGacgaattagaaaaatttaagatgGAATTGAGAAACGCAGCTTGGTGTTTGGAATCGAACGAAAGGAAAATACCAAATTGGGGCGTTTTGTCGTTATGTAACaagaagaaaagttttaatacgAACGCTAAACAAGTAAAAATGATTGAAGTTAGTAAATTATttgaggaagaagaagaagaagaacaagtCGAATTTAAAAATCCTCAGGTTGAGAAGGAAGTTAATGTTATTAGAAATGAAACTAAAGAGACTATTAAAAGGATTGATaaggttttaaataaaaaattaggaagataa
- the LOC111420913 gene encoding kinesin-like protein Klp98A has product MASVKVAVRVRPFNQREIDMEAKLIIQMNGKKTGILNCKANTRDESIRYKEFTFDHSYWSHDEASVNFSSQEQVYKDLGTEVVDCAFEGYNACVFAYGQTGSGKTYTMMGSPDNQGLIPRICKALFERMAEDSKRGTTHRVQVSYLEIYQERVADLLRGREGASLKVREHPKRGPYVQGLTTCLVTNYGHIQECMNRGNAHRTTAATNMNDVSSRSHAIFTITFVQAGYCDGVPSETVSKIHLVDLAGSERADTTGATGQRLKEGAHINKSLVTLGSVISALAELSLDTNGHKKSCFIPYRDSVLTWLLKDSLGGNSKTIMIAAISPADCNYGETLSTLRYANRAKNIINKPTVNEDPNVKLIRELRDEISKLKALMFNEHRSDDMLAQLQEKEAREKELTEEWAGKWREAQAILREQRALGLRKAGPGVVLDSDRPHLVAIDDDPLSTGVTLYHLKEGITTIGTEDSDEKQDIALRGSGMEPKHCTITFDNGVAILNPIPGAQVWLNNILIETPARLSQGCIIFLGRAHVFRFNDPAEAAELRKGERTINLARLSLLSWSTPDLATSIDNLPPLDDDRYDIESQRINLEKEKEILEKEQEEFERRRKSLEEAQAKLEAEKRDMEREHAAQARQLQENWRNLTAQQKQREQELQQKERELILQREELERERKRIMGEIQEDYIHLKDLKNQLSCRLRNCLQFIGANLNDFAFPNPNHKNLLKDLIHKSETNSLSDTESDYLIDLLNGVKGHAVIQDLVTQHRKELAELQAELERRVQTLAERRLAVEKLDKRLVDLVDEQMELGVPSHNEDLQTLKESLACRTEQQLHELDQRKQSLTLNLKKINSVQCPNSVGTASLSSDTYHTAASSCSTHLTADPVMEHFMSDSGVELRTNNVHDESDMSSTESQECKYVGSDSQSSSSVENKSPVTRKRRRDSEALRGLAQRVAQQKHLIMKSLDSRCPKAQIDNQIATLQDLQKQYMSLKIGPSSSILSPAAEHPLQDLHDSPSPIRPLHTGSTSALYSPPIPLHGRHLSAYCNIYHSMPSIITDSDVDAIVTITSYCVRGAGSKTHYEYEVRITTADDRWSILRRYSRFRDLHLAMKSRYGERVSQIPFPSRQLFSNLETVAQSRKKQLQLYLRRLIEVCKNHPTCPLAYGGPITRETLVNFSPFFQKGIFENGKYGTS; this is encoded by the exons ATGGCTTCTGTTAAAGTTGCCGTGCGGGTGCGCCCCTTCAATCAGAG ggAGATTGACATGGAGGCAAAACTTATTATTCAAATGAATGGAAAAAAAACAGGAATTTTAAACTGCaag gcaAACACAAGGGATGAAAGTATACGTTATAAAGAATTCACTTTCGATCATTCCTATTGGTCCCATGACGAAGCTTCCGTAAATTTCTCTTCCCAAGAACAAGTTTATAAAGATTTAGGAACAGAAGTAGTAGATTGCGCCTTTGAAGGTTACAATGCGTGCGTTTTTGCTTATGGTCAAACAGGAAGTGGTAAAACTTACACAATGATGGGTTCCCCAGATAATCAAGGGTTAATTCCAAGGATTTGTAAAGCACTGTTTGAACGAATGGCTGAAGATTCAAAACGAGGGACTACACATAGAGTTCAAGTCAGTTATTTAGAGATTTATCAGGAAAGAGTTGCTGATTTGCTTAGAGGGAGAGAAGGGGCTTCATTAAAAGTAAGGGAACATCCAAAAAGGGGACCTTATGTTCAAGGATTAACAACATGTTTGGTTACAAATTATGGACATATACAAGAATGCATGAATAG agGAAACGCTCATCGAACTACAGCAGCCACAAACATGAACGATGTGAGTAGTCGTAGCCACGCAATATTCACCATTACATTCGTCCAAGCGGGTTACTGTGATGGAGTCCCAAGTGAAACCGTATCTAAG atACATTTAGTGGATTTGGCTGGTAGCGAACGGGCTGACACAACAGGAGCAACTGGTCAAAGATTAAAAGAGGGGGCTCATATCAATAAATCTTTAGTTACTTTAGGATCGGTTATATCAGCTTTAGCAGAATTATCACTTGACACAAACGGCCataaaaaatcttgttttaTCCCGTATCGGGATTCGGTTTTAACGTGGTTATTAAAGGACAGTTTGGGTGGAAATTCCAAAACTATTATGATAGCAGCAATAAGTCCTGCCGATTGCAACTATGGAGAAACGTTAAGTACATTACGATACGCTAATAGAGCCaagaatataattaataaaccaACGGTTAACGAAGATCccaatgttaaattaattagagAGTTGAGAgatgaaatttcaaaattgaaagCTTTGATGTTTAACGAACACAGATCTGATGATATGTTAGCACAGTTACAAGAGAAAGAAGCTAGGGAAAAAGAATTAACGGAAGAGTGGGCAGGAAAATGGCGAGAAGCTCAGGCTATTTTAAGAGAACAACGAGCGTTAGGACTTCGCAAAGCTGGACCTGGAGTTGTTCTTGATTCAGATAGGCCTCATCTTGTTGCAATTGATGATGATCCCTTAAGTACTGGAGTTACGTTATATCATTTAaaa gAGGGAATAACTACTATTGGAACTGAAGATTCTGATGAAAAACAAGACATTGCTCTTCGCGGATCTGGAATGGAACCAAAACATTGTACAATTACATTCGACAATGGTGTAGCAATTTTAAACCCAATTCCAGGGGCTCAAGTTTggttaaacaatattttaattgaaactcCAGCTAGGTTGTCGCAAGgatgtattatttttcttgGAAGGGCTCACGTTTTTCG tTTTAATGATCCAGCTGAAGCTGCTGAATTAAGGAAAGGAGAGCGAACTATAAACTTGGCAAGATTAAGTTTACTAAGTTGGTCAACTCCTGATTTAGCAACATCAATTGATAATTTACCACC attggACGATGATCGTTACGACATTGAATCTCAAAGAATAAACcttgagaaagaaaaagaaatcttggAAAAAGAACAAGAGGAGTTTGAAAGACGGAGAAAAAGCTTGGAAGAAGCCCAGGCGAAATTAGAAGCTGAAAAGCGTGACATGGAAAGAGAACACGCTGCTCAAGCGAGACAATTACAGGAAAATTGGCGGAATTTAACCGCACAACAAAAACAGAGAGAGCAAGAACTTCAACAGAAAGAGAGAGAGTTGATTTTGCAAAGAGAAGAATTGGAAAGGGAGAGGAAAAGAATTATGGGGGAG ATTCAGGAAGATTATATCCATCTGAAAGACCTCAAAAACCAATTATCCTGTAgattaagaaattgtttgcAATTTATCGGAGCCAATCTGAACGATTTTGCATTTCCCAATccaaatcataaaaatttattaaag gatttaattcataaatctgAAACTAACTCATTATCAGATACTGAATCTGATTATTTAATTGACTTATTAAATGGAGTGAAAGGACATGCGGTTATACAAGATTTAGTTACTCAACAT AGAAAAGAATTAGCTGAATTACAAGCGGAATTAGAACGACGGGTACAAACATTGGCTGAAAGACGACTAGCAGTTGAAAAATTAGATAAACGTCTTGTAGATTTAGTTGATGAACAAATGGAACTTGGAGTTCCTTCACATAACGAAGATTTGCAGACTTTAAAGGAATCTTTAGCTTGTAGAACTGAACAACAATTACATGAACTTGACCAAAGAAAACAATC ATTAacgttaaatttaaagaaaattaattccGTTCAATGTCCAAATAGTGTTGGAACTGCTTCGTTAAGTAGCGATACTTATCATACGGCAGCCAGTAGTTGTTCAACTCATCTAACAGCCGATCCAGTTATGGAACATTTTATGAGCGATAGCGGAGTAGAGTTAAGAACGAATAATGTTCATGATGAAAGTGATATGTCCAGTACAGAGAGCCAAGAGTGtaaa TATGTAGGCAGTGATTCGCAATCGTCTAGTTCTGTAGAGAACAAATCGCCGGTGACGCGAAAACGAAGACGCGACAGCGAAGCTTTAAGAGGATTGGCTCAGAGGGTCGCACAGCAAAAGCACCTAATTATGAAAAGCTTGGACTCGCGCTGTCCAAAAGCTCAAATTGATAATCAAATTGCT ACTTTACAGGATTTACAAAAGCAATACATGTCTTTAAAAATTGGTCCTTCGTCTTCCATTCTTTCGCCAGCCGCCGAACATCCTTTACAAGATTTACATGATAGTCCTAGTCCGATAAGGCCTTTACATACTGGTTCAACATCAGCACTTTATAGTCCGCCTATTCCA CTACATGGCAGGCACTTATCAGCTTATTGCAACATTTATCACTCAATGCCTTCAATAATAACGG ATTCTGATGTGGATGCAATTGTAACAATAACAAGTTATTGTGTTCGTGGAGCTGGTTCAAAAACTCATTACGAATATGAAGTGAGAATAACAACCGCTGACGATCGGTGGTCAATATTAAGGCGTTACAGTCGATTTAGAGATCTTCACTTAGCTATGAAGTCGCGATACGGCGAGAGAGTATCTCAAATTCCATTTCCATCAAGgcaattattttctaatttggAAACGGTGGCGCAATCCAGAAAAAAACAACTCCAACTATATTTAAGAAGATTAATTGAAGTTTGTAAAAATCATCCGACATGTCCGCTGGCGTATGGAGGACCAATAACAAGGGAAACTTTAGTAAATTTCTCccctttttttcaaaaagggatttttgaaaacggaaAGTACGGAACGAGTTag
- the LOC111420941 gene encoding golgin subfamily A member 6-like protein 6 isoform X1 — MSFSRCTEDYYRKFIELQEKLRKSEEERLRLEMKFNEMVQYTRDEEEAQHKKLQTQYQNFLEDDIKRHERNERIVKALERIENRSALLAAKTERFKLFRKQYTSYLKRMTGDVHYNPVELHYDRAEQQYDYLTDDYELHYYSASNLSTSPIHKKYNFDSIRSKSPITSTISERLSVVPENKKINYPKYQNGDLYKHPTIQKVLNGNQNNLNDDLESLKSYLKPQTQFPERPRSVTNEDLFDSLSDSDLPERKSSPINDNKLERIIRWRPKFQLPRKNKFQFRRNRWSAPERVTKSYTSPKSKSPLASPSFRKRHLDVSPSPEIRRYEDNRRDFGYKPISKVINEDFRSSPSRNYSVSPTKNYQSEDLGYQLSNYPSLDVGTKINIEYTLYPKISDRSYLPSTSSCFSNYQRVSRSPSPGRNRVSWYDHYLGRCPPSSSQENLDYSRYNKDGDANRFVDDYRSSKNKQDSILLNSEIRNTNYSDYKKYSPSYQKRVDFVDNHQTNFKENDDHKIESKFDDLQKSDDLLKLDLPKFDDLPKSDVDETEDQVLSEVFQDEMLEGTKKICTAQDDIENYQETILNDEDKNSDVEKESFEPQDIIVSASIQPKDTDNKELYEEKHDSLEETQKENMLQENREVDSNMKGDVELKEEYVEDIKLKEDGGDLLEKEQLDDKENDAEISGNEYKAEKENDDVNPEIDKEIISTKEEIIPNGIIKHVANEKELENIEDVTNNLKEDENTEKEQLPPTEDQPQDNKLTTEYTTAEYQPNDQQENTQYDENGQPIQYANYDQGNVQYDENGQPIGYDDGQYYPQYDENGQPVVQYDENGQPIVQYDENGQPLYQYDQYYQNQEQYQEGQEQYREGYQQEGYQEGQQYQEGQQQYQEENQNQQEYQEKQQDQEGQQQYQEEQQEYQKEQEQYQKEQEQYQKDQEQYQKEQEQYQKDQEQYQQEQQQYQEEGNVEYKEDSNVEIQDGQNEKIKVDEDSLKKSDDGKMKVLEMLDTDSESTKQETKTSNDSDFDLSK, encoded by the exons ATGTCATTTTCAAGATGCACGGAGGACTATTACCGCAAGTTCATTGAGCTTCAAGAGAAATTGAGGAAAAG TGAAGAGGAAAGACTTCGATTAGAAATGAAGTTCAATGAAATGGTTCAGTATACCAGAGATga GGAAGAAGCTCAACATAAGAAACTACAAACgcaatatcaaaattttttagagGACGATATAAAAAGACACGAAAGGAATGAAAGGATTGTGAAAGCATTAGAAAGGATAGAAAATAGATCGGCTTTATTAGCCGCTAAAACGgaacgttttaaattatttcgtaAGCAATATAcgagttatttaaaaagaatgaCCGGGGATGTTCATTATAATCCCGTTGAATTACATTATGATCGTGCAGAACAACAATATGATTATTTAACGGACGATTATGAACTCCATTATTATTCGGCGTCGAATTTATCGACGTCtccaatacataaaaaatacaactttgatTCAATTCGGAGTAAATCTCCAATAACATCAACAATTTCCGAAAGATTAAGCGTTGTTccagaaaataagaaaataaattacccAAAGTATCAAAATGGGGATCTTTATAAGCACCCAACAATTCAAAAAGTGCTTAAtggaaatcaaaataatttaaatgacGACTTAGAGAgtttaaaatcttatttaaaaccacaaaCTCAATTTCCAGAGAGACCCCGAAGTGTTACAAACGAAGATTtatttgattcattatcagaTTCTGATTTGCCTGAAAGAAAATCATCGCCAATAAACGATAATAAACTAGAACGAATTATTCGATGGAGACCTAAGTTTCAGTTGCCTAGGAAAAATAAATTCCAGTTTAGAAGGAATCGTTGGAGCGCTCCCGAAAGAGTAACGAAATCGTACACATCTCCAAAATCAAAGAGTCCGTTGGCGTCTCCGTCTTTTCGAAAAAGACATCTAGACGTTTCACCAAGTCCAGAAATTCGTAGATATGAAGATAATAGACGAGATTTTGGATATAAGCCTATTTCTAAAGTAATAAATGAAGATTTTAGATCATCCCCATCCAGAAATTACTCGGTATCTCCCACCAAAAATTATCAAAGCGAAGATTTAGGTTATCAATTATCGAATTATCCCAGTTTGGACGTTGggacaaaaataaacataGAATACACTTTATATCCGAAGATATCGGATAGGAGTTATTTGCCTTCAACTTCAtcatgtttttcaaattaccaAAGAGTTTCTCGGAGTCCCAGTCCTGGTAGAAACCGCGTTTCTTGGTACGATCATTATTTGGGGCGATGCCCACCATCGAGTAGCCAAGAAAATTTAGACTATTCAAGGTATAATAAAGATGGAGATGCGAATCGATTTGTGGATGATTATAGAAGTTCAAAGAATAAGCAAGAcagtattttattaaattcagaAATTAGGAATACAAATTATTcggattataaaaaatattcgcCTAGTTACCAAAAAAGAGTTGATTTTGTTGATAAtcatcaaacaaattttaaagaaaatgatgaccataaaattgaatcaaaatttgatgatttacAAAAATCCgatgatttattaaagttgGATTTAcctaaatttgatgatttacCAAAATCTGATGTAGATGAAACTGAAGATCAAGTACTTTCGGAAGTGTTTCAAGATGAAATGTTGGAaggtacaaaaaaaatttgtaccGCTCAGgatgatattgaaaattaccaagaaacaattttgaatgatGAAGATAAAAACTCAGATGTCGAAAAAGAATCATTTGAACCTCAAGATATTATCGTATCAGCTTCAATTCAACCCAAAGACACGGATAATAAAGAACTATATGAAGAAAAACATGATTCATTGGAAGAAACTCAAAAGGAAAATATGTTACAAGAAAATCGCGAAGTTGATTCAAATATGAAAGGAGATGtagaattaaaagaagaatatGTTGAAGATATTAAGTTAaaggaagatggtggtgattTATTGGAAAAAGAACAATTAGatgataaagaaaatgatGCAGAAATTAGTGGAAACGAATATAaggctgaaaaagaaaatgacgATGTTAACCCAGAAATTGATAAAGAGATTATATCGactaaagaagaaatcatTCCAAATGGAATTATTAAACATGTCGCAAATGAAAAAGAGCTTGAAAACATTGAGGATGTAacgaataatttaaaagaagatGAAAACACTGAAAAAGAACAGCTTCCTCCTACTGAAGATCAACCTCAAGATAACAAGCTTACAACCGAATATACAACCGCAGAATATCAACCAAACGATCAACAAGAAAACACTCAATACGACGAAAATGGTCAACCAATTCAATATGCCAATTACGACCAGGGAAATGTGCAGTATGATGAAAATGGTCAACCTATTGGTTATGACGATGGTCAATATTACCCGCAATATGACGAAAATGGACAACCTGTAGTTCAATACGACGAAAATGGGCAACCAATTGTTCAATACGATGAAAATGGACAACCCTTGTACCAGTATGATCAGTATTATCAAAATCAAGAACAGTATCAAGAAGGACAGGAACAATATAGAGAAGGGTATCAACAGGAAGGATATCAAGAAGGACAGCAGTATCAAGAAGGGCAACAACAGTATCaagaagaaaatcaaaatcaacaggaatatcaagaaaaacaaCAGGATCAAGAAGGGCAACAACAATATCAAGAAGAACAACAAGAATATCAAAAAGAACAAGAACAGTATCAAAAAGAACAAGAACAGTATCAAAAAGATCAAGAACAATATCAAAAAGAACAAGAACAATATCAAAAAGACCAAGAACAATATCAACAAGAACAACAACAATACCAAGAAGAAGGAAATGTGGAATATAAGGAAGATAGTAATGTGGAAATTCAAGATGGTCAAAATGAAAAGATTAAAGTTGATGAGGattctttgaaaaaatctGATGATGGAAAAATGAAAGTTTTAGAAATGTTAGATACGGACTCAGAAAGTACAAAGCAAGAGACTAAAACATCTAATGATAGTGATTTCGATttgagtaaataa
- the LOC111420927 gene encoding cyclin-dependent kinase 2-interacting protein-like isoform X2, producing the protein MSSTPTKSPIQQSPAALAGQRNLTGLPRVTRDVIADFYNNIQKWNETHVNGALLVKQIALIKSDSKEEFPKGLDKLMDDLGETYRRLEVYAQSLNFLSNQLASMGKLQHQEEPLFFSLTCRQISEIVSEIAKAYNSELYRKEYVLSNIAYSKNRYEALFHAACWVHQQYVSNDIRMKLEALLVETGHKKM; encoded by the exons atgtcttctACACCAACAAAATCGCCAA ttcaacaaAGTCCAGCTGCTTTAGCTGGTCAAAGAAATTTGACAGGACTTCCTAGAGTTACAAGAGATGTTATAGCAGACTTTTacaataatatacaaaaatggaaCGAAACTCACGTAAATGGAGCGCTTTTAGTGAAACAAATAgctttaataaaaagtgataGTAAAGAGGAGTTTCCGAAAGGTTTAGATAAGCTTATGGATGACTTGGGAGAAACTTATCGTCGCTTAGAAGTGTATGCGCAGTccttaaattttctttctaatCAATTGGCTTCCATGGGGAAATTACAACATCAAGAGGAACccttatttttttcattaacctgTAGACAAATCTCTGAGATTGTTTCTGAAATAGCAAAAGCTTATAATTCAGAACTTTAT aGAAAAGAATATGTTTTAAGCAATATTGCTTATTCAAAAAATAGATATGAAGCTCTATTTCACGCAGCTTGTTGGGTTCATCAGCAATATGTAAGTAATGATATCAGGATGAAATTGGAGGCTTTACTTGTAGAAACTggtcataaaaaaatgtaa